The DNA region CGCAACGGCGGTCTTGAGATCAACGCTCCCGTGGGCGCCGCCCGGGTCCCGAATCACTGTGCCGCCAGCCCGAATAGACCCAGAACACTGGAACACCTCATCGACGCCGGCCACGCCTGCGTCGATGGCTGCCGCCACGATCGCAGTCTTGATGGTTGATCCAGGTGGATATAGCCCTGTCGTTGCCCTGCAGAGGAGTGGCGAATCCTCCCTCGACAGGGTGAAACCCCACATCTCCTCAGCTCCGTATGGAATGAACCATGGGCTGCTCGCGACCGCCAGGGCCTCGCCGGTGGCGGCGTTTAAGACCACTGCCGCTCCACGTCGCCCGGCGAGGGCCCTCTCGCAGGCCCGCTGCACCCCAGAGCTGATCGTAAGCCCGAGAGAGTAGCCGCGAGCACGATTCCCAGCAAGAGTCCAGAGCAATCCAGCCCGATTCAGTAGGGGCTGCCTCCCCATAAGCCACGGATCATAGGCGGCCTCAAGCCCTGCCTTGCCAATGGAAGGCCCTGCGTACCCGATCAGCGGCGCCAAAGAACCAGGCCCGTTGTAGAATCGGGACAACAGCCCGGGCGCGTAGGAGCCGCTCACCACATTCCCATCCCGATCCAAGATGCTCCCTCGGATTATCTCTCTATCCACATCGGCAACGCGAGGGTTCCCGGGGCTCGTAGCCAGGCGGTCCGCCTTAATCGCCTGGTAGTACGTGGCCCCCAGCGCCAACACACAGGCGCCAAGCAGCCATGCCTGCACAAGACGGCGGATGCGCCGGTTCACTGCGAATCACCGCCATCTCCTAGGCGTGGCGCCATGCCGGCAGCAGACCTGCCTACTCTGTTCGAGGCCATATCGCCCTCGACCTCGGCGCTTTCCGTGGACCCGATCAAGAGGCCGGCAAGGGCAAGGCTGGCCACCATGGAGCTTCCCCCGTAACTCGCAAAAGGCAGAGTCACTCCGGTGAGCGGCAGGATTCCAAGGTTTCCTCCTATGATAACGAACGTCTGCACAGCTATCAGATTGGCGGCCCCAATGGCCGACAGCGCCATGAACGAGGTCCTAGCCCTCATCGCCCTTCCGTACCCATGCCCCACAAATGCCATGTATACCAGGATGAGTCCGATAGAGCCTGAGAGCCCGATCTCCTCTGCAGCTGCTGCAAACGACATATCTGTCACCGCAGCAGGCACCTGCCAGGGCGAACCGCTCCCGTACCCACGGCCCAGAATTCCTCCACTCGCTACGGCATACAGCGACTGCACCACCTGATATCCAGCCCCAGACGGGTCAGCCCAGGGGTTAATCCAGGATGTAAATCTCGTGCGGACATGGCCAAACACGGCAGCGGCGATGATCACGATCACCACCCCAAGCCCGAGACCGCCCCCCCCGATTACGCGGTTGCCTGAGGCCGCGTACAGCATGGCAACACAGGAGATGTAGAGAACCATGGCTGTTCCCACATCTCGCTGCGCCGCGATAAGGCCCATCACCAGAGCCCATATCATCACCGTGCGCCTGGCTCGAACGCACGACCACACCTTGCCGATGCCCAGCCTGGCTTCACAGTCAGGCTCGGCAGTGGGAAGGCTCGACAGGCCGTCTGCGCCAAGAATCACACACGCAACCTTCACAAACTCAGACGGCTGAAACCCCACGCCCCCCCAAAGCAGCCAGGATCTTGCTCCGCCTCGCTCTAGGCCCACCGCCAGAGTGATCACAAGCAGAGCGACCGACCCCACTGCGGCAGCCGCCGAAAACTTGGAGATGCGGCCAGATCGCTGCAGGAAGACGACACACGCAAGCGCGATGCTCCCTATCCAGATGAGCCCCACATGCTTTGCTGCCAGATCCGGCCTCAGCCGCGCCACCGTGACACAGCCCATGACAGTTGCCGCTGCAGAAAGCGGCATAAGGATCTGATCGCCCTGGAAACCCAGCAAGACAAATGCGGCATGGCATAGGGCAAAGGCGACAGATGCCGCGAAACACAGCCCGAGCGGCTCGCCCAATGCCCGCCCAGTG from Clostridia bacterium includes:
- a CDS encoding penicillin-binding transpeptidase domain-containing protein, giving the protein MNRRIRRLVQAWLLGACVLALGATYYQAIKADRLATSPGNPRVADVDREIIRGSILDRDGNVVSGSYAPGLLSRFYNGPGSLAPLIGYAGPSIGKAGLEAAYDPWLMGRQPLLNRAGLLWTLAGNRARGYSLGLTISSGVQRACERALAGRRGAAVVLNAATGEALAVASSPWFIPYGAEEMWGFTLSREDSPLLCRATTGLYPPGSTIKTAIVAAAIDAGVAGVDEVFQCSGSIRAGGTVIRDPGGAHGSVDLKTAVAVSCNVVAVELALRLGSSLPEALARYFLDRPAPFDIPTASARLGMAKLTQSGDILGQLGIGQGDLVVTPMHMAMAIAAAVNGGAMMMPYVVREIAEPDGHLVRVRRPRELPRPLSPAAAALVTEAMRAAVERGTAVRAGRPGYDIGGKTGTAQNPHGEPHAWFAGFAVDGSGERRVAMAIVLENAGAGGTAAAPLAGDILVTALDEMEVSG
- a CDS encoding FtsW/RodA/SpoVE family cell cycle protein, producing MGLGTVRRSHREVERSLIGLVMLLAIVEGASLSFAATGRALGEPLGLCFAASVAFALCHAAFVLLGFQGDQILMPLSAAATVMGCVTVARLRPDLAAKHVGLIWIGSIALACVVFLQRSGRISKFSAAAAVGSVALLVITLAVGLERGGARSWLLWGGVGFQPSEFVKVACVILGADGLSSLPTAEPDCEARLGIGKVWSCVRARRTVMIWALVMGLIAAQRDVGTAMVLYISCVAMLYAASGNRVIGGGGLGLGVVIVIIAAAVFGHVRTRFTSWINPWADPSGAGYQVVQSLYAVASGGILGRGYGSGSPWQVPAAVTDMSFAAAAEEIGLSGSIGLILVYMAFVGHGYGRAMRARTSFMALSAIGAANLIAVQTFVIIGGNLGILPLTGVTLPFASYGGSSMVASLALAGLLIGSTESAEVEGDMASNRVGRSAAGMAPRLGDGGDSQ